The following are encoded together in the Variovorax sp. PBS-H4 genome:
- the gspM gene encoding type II secretion system protein GspM — MNWLDSLEARWQAWWPELEPREQRLIGAAAALVLLALLWWVALAPALRILAAAPAEHARLDAQLQQMTTLQTQAKALQAQPRASRDDAVRALESSVRQSLGPNAQLQPAASGDGITVAVRTVPADTLAQWLAQARSNARAVPREAHLARSAQNTPGAGGAAPAAGATNNERPAVRWDGSLVMGLPPR; from the coding sequence ATGAACTGGCTCGATTCCCTCGAAGCGCGCTGGCAGGCCTGGTGGCCCGAGCTGGAGCCGCGCGAACAGCGTCTGATCGGCGCTGCGGCTGCCCTGGTGCTGCTGGCCCTGCTGTGGTGGGTGGCACTCGCGCCGGCACTGCGCATCCTCGCCGCAGCGCCCGCCGAGCACGCCAGGCTGGATGCGCAACTGCAGCAGATGACCACGCTGCAAACCCAGGCGAAGGCCCTGCAGGCGCAGCCGCGCGCCAGCCGCGACGATGCCGTGCGCGCACTCGAAAGCTCGGTGCGCCAGAGCCTCGGGCCCAACGCGCAGCTGCAGCCCGCCGCGTCCGGCGACGGCATCACCGTGGCGGTCCGCACCGTCCCTGCCGACACCCTGGCCCAGTGGCTGGCCCAGGCCCGCAGCAATGCGCGTGCCGTCCCGCGCGAAGCACACCTTGCGCGCAGCGCGCAGAACACGCCGGGCGCCGGCGGCGCTGCTCCGGCGGCCGGTGCCACGAACAACGAGCGCCCAGCCGTGCGCTGGGATGGCTCGCTGGTCATGGGCTTGCCGCCCCGTTGA
- the gspL gene encoding type II secretion system protein GspL, whose amino-acid sequence MMPLLLITAPLPPAPAGGDYGWAVWSSDGRKLRSQGSAPPALLPSGDEMILCVPAATLSWHQVSLPQGSMSSGVRLRSVLNGLLEDRLLDDPEQLHFALQPDPRAGVPVWVAACNRLWLRSVVQALESAGRRVTRIVPEFTPQPPGAAPMIFATGEPGTAQLVVCDTEGVTPLPLDPAGAALVGTLPEGTAMLAEPAVAELAESLLGRRVPIVKPPARWLQASRSPWDLAQFDLASTGRARASKKLVAVWRALWHGPEWRLARWGALVLVLTQLIGLNAWAWKERNALDSKRAAVNNILRQTFPSVQLVVDAPVQMVREVATLQQATGGVSAIDLEPMLGAVATSLPSGRAPSAIDYTAGQLRLRGLGLQPSEANQVAATLSARGYSARSEGDLLLVQAEAPR is encoded by the coding sequence ATCATGCCCCTGCTGCTCATCACCGCTCCCCTCCCCCCTGCGCCCGCCGGCGGCGACTACGGCTGGGCAGTGTGGTCCAGCGATGGCCGCAAGCTGCGCTCCCAGGGGAGCGCGCCGCCCGCCCTGCTGCCGAGCGGCGACGAGATGATCCTGTGCGTGCCTGCGGCCACGCTGTCCTGGCACCAGGTCAGCTTGCCGCAGGGCAGCATGAGCAGCGGCGTGCGGCTGCGTTCGGTGCTCAATGGCCTGCTGGAAGACCGGCTGCTCGATGACCCCGAGCAGTTGCACTTCGCACTGCAACCCGACCCCCGCGCGGGCGTGCCCGTCTGGGTCGCGGCCTGCAACCGGCTGTGGCTGCGCAGCGTGGTGCAGGCTCTCGAGAGCGCGGGCCGGCGCGTCACGCGCATCGTTCCCGAGTTCACGCCGCAACCGCCTGGCGCGGCACCGATGATCTTCGCCACCGGCGAGCCCGGCACCGCCCAACTGGTGGTCTGCGACACCGAGGGCGTCACGCCGCTGCCGCTCGATCCTGCCGGCGCTGCGCTGGTCGGCACGTTGCCGGAAGGTACGGCAATGCTGGCGGAACCGGCCGTCGCTGAACTCGCGGAAAGCCTGCTGGGCCGCCGCGTACCCATCGTCAAGCCGCCCGCGCGCTGGCTGCAGGCCAGCCGCTCGCCCTGGGATCTTGCTCAGTTCGACCTCGCCTCCACAGGCCGCGCGCGCGCCAGCAAGAAGCTGGTGGCGGTCTGGCGCGCGCTGTGGCACGGGCCCGAATGGCGGCTGGCGCGCTGGGGTGCACTGGTGCTGGTGCTGACGCAGCTCATCGGCCTCAACGCCTGGGCCTGGAAGGAGCGCAACGCGCTCGACAGCAAGCGGGCGGCCGTGAACAACATCCTCAGGCAGACCTTTCCGTCGGTGCAACTGGTGGTCGACGCGCCAGTACAGATGGTGCGTGAGGTCGCGACGCTGCAGCAGGCCACGGGTGGCGTGTCGGCGATCGACCTCGAGCCCATGCTCGGCGCGGTCGCCACCAGCCTGCCCTCCGGACGGGCCCCCAGCGCGATCGACTACACCGCGGGTCAGCTGCGCCTGCGCGGCCTGGGCCTGCAGCCCTCGGAAGCCAACCAGGTGGCAGCGACCCTGTCCGCGCGCGGCTACAGCGCGCGCAGCGAGGGCGACCTGCTGCTGGTCCAGGCGGAGGCACCGCGATGA
- the gspK gene encoding type II secretion system minor pseudopilin GspK codes for MKRPAPPASRSQRGAALLTAMLTVTLVATFAAASLWQQWRAVEIEAAERARVQSAWVLVGALDWSRLILREDARAGGGAGPDHLAEPWAVPLEEAKLSSFLAADKNIASDALEGLPEAFLQGRIVDAQSKLNVMNMVLNGAPVPAEIAVFTKLFEMLGLPVQEVPVLAAQLRRALPPAASAGTGTGTGTGTGAGTAAGSNTGIGAGTGTSAGTGAGTGTQPTTDSSASGPLLPQRTYQLVWLGLSPSTVTALEPYVTILPGRTPLNINTASAEALAASVPSLDLASAKRVVAQRATRYFRSQEDANKVLAQGAGQFNSQQHSVGTNFFEVQGRIRLDNAWVEEHSLLRRDNLELRIIWRERGAGATPIAPNS; via the coding sequence ATGAAGCGGCCTGCTCCTCCCGCATCACGATCGCAGCGCGGCGCGGCCTTGCTGACCGCCATGCTCACGGTGACGCTGGTTGCCACCTTTGCCGCGGCATCGCTCTGGCAGCAATGGCGCGCCGTGGAGATCGAAGCCGCCGAGCGCGCGCGCGTGCAGTCGGCCTGGGTGCTGGTCGGCGCGCTCGACTGGTCGCGCCTGATCCTGCGCGAAGACGCTCGGGCTGGCGGAGGCGCCGGGCCCGATCACCTCGCCGAGCCCTGGGCCGTACCGCTGGAGGAAGCCAAGCTGTCGAGCTTCCTCGCGGCCGACAAGAACATTGCAAGCGATGCGCTCGAGGGCTTGCCCGAGGCTTTTCTCCAGGGCCGGATCGTCGACGCGCAATCGAAGCTCAATGTGATGAACATGGTGCTCAATGGGGCGCCCGTGCCGGCAGAGATCGCCGTCTTCACCAAGCTGTTCGAGATGCTGGGCCTTCCTGTGCAGGAGGTGCCGGTACTCGCCGCGCAGCTCAGGCGCGCCCTGCCGCCGGCGGCGTCCGCGGGCACCGGCACCGGCACCGGAACGGGAACTGGAGCAGGGACTGCAGCGGGCTCGAATACCGGAATTGGCGCGGGCACCGGAACAAGCGCAGGGACAGGTGCGGGAACCGGCACGCAGCCCACCACCGACTCCTCGGCATCAGGCCCGCTGCTGCCGCAGCGCACCTATCAGCTCGTCTGGTTGGGCCTGTCGCCATCCACCGTCACGGCGCTGGAGCCCTACGTCACCATCCTGCCTGGACGCACGCCTCTGAACATCAATACTGCGAGCGCCGAGGCGCTGGCGGCCAGCGTGCCCTCTCTCGACCTGGCGAGCGCCAAGCGCGTCGTCGCGCAGCGCGCGACGCGCTACTTTCGTTCCCAGGAAGACGCCAACAAGGTGCTTGCCCAAGGCGCCGGGCAGTTCAACTCCCAGCAGCACAGCGTGGGCACCAACTTCTTCGAAGTACAGGGCCGCATCAGGCTCGACAACGCCTGGGTCGAGGAGCATTCGCTGCTGCGGCGCGACAACCTCGAGTTGCGGATCATCTGGCGTGAACGTGGCGCTGGCGCCACGCCTATCGCTCCGAACTCATGA
- a CDS encoding PulJ/GspJ family protein, whose protein sequence is MKPARATRGFTLIELLVAIAVMALLALVSWQGLEGMARAQTINRERSDAVLTLQTALSQWTADLDATVALAQIRAMDWDGRTLRLTRRSTDSALPVVYVVAWTLRSDAAGVARWYRWQSPGLTGRPEWQQAWDRAAAWGQDNGSSNELRGTEIGLVPLEAWQLFYFRNDVWAPAVGAAALGAGSPLPDGVRLVLSLPPGPALAGVLTRDWVRPTASVPKSS, encoded by the coding sequence ATGAAGCCGGCGCGCGCCACCCGCGGATTCACGCTGATCGAACTGCTGGTGGCGATCGCGGTCATGGCCCTGCTCGCGCTCGTCAGTTGGCAAGGCCTCGAAGGCATGGCGCGCGCGCAGACCATCAACCGCGAGCGCAGCGACGCCGTGCTGACGCTGCAGACAGCGTTGTCGCAATGGACGGCCGATCTCGACGCCACGGTCGCCCTGGCGCAGATCCGCGCGATGGATTGGGACGGCCGCACGCTACGCCTCACCCGCCGCAGCACCGACAGCGCCCTGCCGGTCGTCTATGTTGTCGCATGGACCCTGCGGTCCGACGCTGCCGGGGTCGCGCGTTGGTACCGCTGGCAGTCGCCCGGCCTGACGGGCCGCCCCGAATGGCAGCAAGCCTGGGATCGCGCAGCCGCATGGGGGCAGGACAACGGCAGCAGCAACGAGCTGCGTGGCACCGAGATCGGCCTGGTGCCGCTGGAAGCCTGGCAGCTCTTCTACTTCCGCAACGACGTCTGGGCCCCGGCGGTGGGTGCGGCGGCGCTCGGCGCCGGCTCGCCATTGCCGGACGGGGTCCGCCTCGTCCTGAGCCTTCCTCCCGGTCCCGCGCTCGCCGGCGTGCTCACGCGCGACTGGGTGCGGCCTACCGCCTCGGTCCCGAAGTCTTCATGA
- the gspI gene encoding type II secretion system minor pseudopilin GspI, producing the protein MGAAGGAGRPLKRGFSRGFTLVEVLVALGIIAIALAAGTQATNAITRNAQRQSDLLLAQVCAENELIKARLARQMPAIGDAGLVCTQANTSFAVTISTTPTLNPNFRRVDVQVRDAAEAPVLRLSTVVGRF; encoded by the coding sequence ATGGGCGCAGCCGGCGGAGCAGGTCGTCCACTGAAGCGAGGATTCAGCCGCGGCTTTACCCTGGTCGAGGTGCTGGTGGCCCTGGGCATCATCGCGATCGCGCTCGCCGCCGGCACGCAGGCCACGAACGCAATCACGCGCAATGCGCAGCGGCAATCGGACCTGTTGCTGGCACAGGTTTGCGCAGAGAACGAACTCATCAAGGCCCGCCTCGCGCGCCAGATGCCGGCCATCGGCGACGCCGGCCTGGTCTGCACGCAGGCCAATACCAGCTTTGCCGTCACGATCTCGACCACCCCCACGCTGAATCCGAACTTCCGCCGGGTCGACGTCCAGGTGCGCGATGCGGCCGAGGCGCCGGTGCTGCGGCTATCCACCGTCGTGGGGCGCTTCTGA
- a CDS encoding prepilin-type N-terminal cleavage/methylation domain-containing protein — protein MPTSAAGNRRAASRLDRARRRRPGGFTLIELLVVIAIIAFATAGVGLALRDTGHENLDREAERLSALLEAARAQSRASGIAVRWRTTPEGPTNFSFDGLPPGTLPTAWLSAGIVARPLAGDGSAVAALQLGPEPIIAAQQVLLTSEGPPARTLRIATDGLRPFAVTMP, from the coding sequence ATGCCGACATCGGCAGCTGGCAATAGGCGCGCTGCTTCCCGGTTGGACCGCGCCCGACGCCGGAGGCCCGGTGGTTTTACGCTGATCGAGCTGCTGGTGGTGATCGCGATCATCGCGTTCGCCACTGCGGGTGTCGGTCTCGCGCTGCGCGACACCGGCCACGAAAACCTGGATCGCGAAGCCGAGCGTCTTTCAGCCCTGCTCGAAGCGGCGCGCGCCCAGTCGCGTGCCAGCGGCATCGCGGTGCGCTGGCGCACAACGCCGGAGGGACCGACCAACTTCAGCTTCGACGGGCTGCCGCCCGGCACGCTGCCCACTGCATGGCTTTCCGCCGGCATCGTGGCCCGGCCTCTGGCGGGCGATGGCTCGGCCGTCGCAGCCCTGCAGCTCGGGCCCGAACCGATCATTGCGGCGCAGCAGGTGCTGCTCACGTCCGAGGGCCCGCCTGCGCGCACCCTGCGCATCGCGACCGACGGCCTGCGACCCTTCGCGGTGACCATGCCATGA
- the gspG gene encoding type II secretion system major pseudopilin GspG has protein sequence MPLFQRTIARTLQRGFTLIELMVVLVIIGVLAALIVPNVIERADDARVTAARTDVNNLMQALKLYRLDNQRYPTAEQGLQALVARPTTGPAAPNWKPYIEKLPNDPWGRPYQYMNPGLKGEIDVFSLGPDGQPGGEGKNADIGSWQ, from the coding sequence ATGCCCCTTTTCCAACGCACTATTGCGCGGACCCTGCAGCGAGGCTTCACCCTCATCGAGCTGATGGTCGTGCTGGTCATCATTGGCGTGCTCGCGGCGCTGATCGTGCCGAACGTGATCGAGCGCGCCGACGACGCGCGTGTGACAGCCGCCCGCACCGACGTCAACAACCTGATGCAGGCGCTCAAGCTCTATCGGCTCGATAACCAGCGCTATCCGACGGCCGAGCAGGGCCTGCAGGCGCTGGTCGCGCGGCCTACCACCGGTCCGGCCGCGCCCAACTGGAAACCGTACATCGAGAAGCTGCCCAACGACCCTTGGGGCCGCCCCTACCAATACATGAACCCTGGCCTCAAGGGCGAGATCGACGTGTTCTCGCTCGGCCCCGACGGCCAACCCGGCGGCGAAGGCAAGAATGCCGACATCGGCAGCTGGCAATAG
- a CDS encoding type II secretion system protein N, producing the protein MAASYAPDRWPSATATTVLWALAAASIVFWGLRLMSPSDALAPPALNSNAAVTVDPAAVAQMLGVLPSQAAVVATPDAASRFQLLGVIADADQRGAALIAVDGKPPRPFRVGATLADGYVLQSVSARAASIGASVDAAQAFALQLPARPLAVNGPPPSLSEAPQPVVAPPERRGVRR; encoded by the coding sequence ATGGCAGCTTCCTACGCCCCCGACCGCTGGCCCTCGGCCACGGCAACGACCGTGTTGTGGGCCTTGGCCGCAGCGAGCATCGTGTTTTGGGGATTGCGGCTGATGTCCCCGTCAGATGCACTCGCGCCGCCCGCACTGAACAGCAACGCCGCGGTAACGGTCGACCCGGCGGCGGTCGCGCAGATGCTGGGCGTGCTGCCGAGCCAGGCTGCCGTCGTGGCAACGCCGGATGCCGCCAGCCGCTTCCAACTGCTCGGCGTGATCGCCGACGCCGACCAGCGGGGCGCGGCACTCATCGCCGTCGACGGCAAGCCACCGAGGCCCTTCCGCGTTGGCGCCACTTTGGCGGACGGGTATGTGCTGCAATCCGTCAGCGCGAGGGCCGCGTCGATCGGTGCGAGCGTCGATGCCGCGCAAGCCTTTGCGCTGCAACTGCCGGCGCGGCCGCTCGCCGTCAACGGTCCGCCGCCTTCTTTGTCCGAGGCGCCGCAGCCTGTGGTCGCGCCGCCGGAGCGTCGCGGCGTCCGACGCTAG
- the ilvA gene encoding threonine ammonia-lyase, biosynthetic → MSTPPPSLSPADYLKKILTARVYDVAVESALEPAQALSARLGNTVLLKREDQQAVFSFKLRGAYNKMAHLSAEQLARGVICASAGNHAQGVALSARKLGARAVVVMPVTTPQLKIDAVRALGGEVQLHGDSYSDAYGYALEQQKLHGLVFVHPFDDPDVIAGQGTIAMEILRQHQGPLHAVFVAIGGGGLISGVANYIKAVRPEIKVIGVQMNDSDAMLRSVAARERVTLADVGLFSDGTAVKLVGEETFRISRELVDEFITVDTDAVCAGIKDVFIDTRSIVEPAGALAVAAIKQYVEAHGTQGQTYVAILCGANMNFDRLRFVAERAEVGEEREALFAVTIPEERGSFRRFCELVGQLPGASRSVTEFNYRISDAREAHVFVGLTTQARGESITIAETFLAHGYGAIDLTHNELAKEHIRHLVGGRSSLAHDERLLRFVFPERPGALLKFLSLMRPTWNISLFHYRNQGADYGRILVGLQVPAADHTAFDEFLRTLDYPFVEETGNPVYRLFLQA, encoded by the coding sequence ATGTCCACGCCGCCTCCTTCGCTTTCCCCCGCCGACTACTTGAAGAAAATCCTCACGGCGCGTGTTTATGACGTAGCGGTTGAATCCGCGCTCGAGCCTGCGCAAGCTCTGAGCGCGCGGCTGGGAAACACGGTGCTGCTCAAGCGTGAGGATCAGCAGGCAGTCTTCAGCTTCAAGCTGCGGGGGGCCTACAACAAGATGGCCCACCTCAGCGCCGAGCAACTCGCCAGAGGTGTGATTTGCGCCTCGGCAGGCAACCATGCCCAGGGCGTCGCGCTCAGCGCCCGCAAGCTCGGAGCGCGCGCCGTGGTCGTGATGCCGGTAACCACGCCGCAGCTCAAGATCGACGCCGTGCGCGCGCTCGGCGGAGAAGTGCAGCTGCACGGCGACAGCTACTCTGACGCCTATGGCTATGCGCTGGAGCAGCAGAAGCTTCATGGCCTCGTCTTCGTACACCCCTTCGACGATCCCGACGTCATCGCCGGCCAGGGCACGATCGCGATGGAGATCCTGCGCCAGCACCAAGGACCGCTCCATGCGGTCTTCGTCGCCATCGGGGGCGGCGGATTGATCTCGGGCGTCGCGAACTACATCAAGGCGGTGCGACCCGAGATCAAGGTGATTGGCGTCCAGATGAACGATTCCGACGCGATGCTGCGCTCCGTCGCTGCCCGCGAACGTGTGACGCTGGCCGATGTCGGCCTGTTTTCCGACGGCACCGCGGTCAAGCTGGTAGGCGAAGAAACCTTCCGGATTTCTCGCGAACTGGTGGACGAGTTCATCACCGTAGACACCGACGCGGTGTGCGCTGGCATCAAGGACGTTTTCATCGACACCCGCAGCATCGTCGAGCCTGCCGGGGCGCTGGCGGTGGCGGCGATCAAGCAGTACGTCGAGGCTCACGGCACGCAGGGCCAGACGTACGTGGCCATCCTCTGCGGCGCCAACATGAACTTCGACCGGCTGCGTTTCGTGGCCGAGCGCGCCGAGGTGGGTGAAGAGCGCGAGGCGCTTTTTGCCGTCACCATCCCCGAGGAGCGCGGCAGCTTCCGGCGCTTCTGCGAGCTGGTCGGGCAGTTGCCCGGCGCTTCGCGCAGCGTGACCGAATTCAACTATCGGATCAGCGACGCCAGGGAGGCGCACGTGTTCGTAGGCTTGACCACCCAGGCACGCGGCGAGTCCATCACCATCGCCGAGACCTTCCTCGCCCATGGCTACGGCGCCATCGACCTCACGCATAACGAGCTGGCCAAGGAGCACATCCGCCACCTGGTGGGCGGCCGCAGCAGCCTGGCGCACGACGAGCGGCTGCTGCGCTTCGTCTTCCCCGAACGGCCCGGCGCGCTGCTCAAGTTCCTGAGCCTCATGCGGCCTACCTGGAACATCAGCCTGTTCCACTACCGCAATCAAGGCGCAGATTACGGCCGCATCCTGGTCGGGCTCCAAGTCCCGGCGGCAGACCACACTGCCTTCGACGAGTTCCTTCGGACGCTGGACTATCCGTTCGTGGAGGAAACCGGCAACCCGGTCTATCGGCTGTTTCTGCAGGCCTAG
- a CDS encoding OsmC family protein, with the protein MECTVSWTGSAGTQSAMGFVAETGSGHVLVMDGAPDAAKPENGGRNLAARPMETVLAGTGGCTAYDVVLILKRGRHQVERVSVKLSSERAEKDPKVFTKIHMHFTVAGKGIPAPAVERAIALSHDTYCSASVMLAKTAEITTSFDLIET; encoded by the coding sequence ATGGAATGTACAGTGAGCTGGACTGGCAGCGCGGGGACGCAATCTGCCATGGGTTTCGTCGCCGAAACCGGCAGCGGCCATGTCCTGGTGATGGACGGAGCGCCAGATGCGGCGAAGCCGGAGAACGGTGGCCGCAACCTGGCCGCGCGGCCGATGGAAACGGTGCTCGCCGGCACCGGCGGCTGCACCGCGTACGACGTGGTGCTGATCCTGAAGAGAGGCCGGCATCAGGTCGAGCGCGTCAGTGTCAAGCTGAGCAGCGAGCGAGCGGAAAAAGATCCAAAAGTCTTCACCAAGATCCACATGCACTTCACTGTGGCGGGCAAGGGCATTCCGGCACCCGCCGTCGAGCGTGCGATCGCCCTGAGCCACGATACCTACTGCTCGGCGAGCGTCATGCTGGCAAAAACGGCCGAGATCACGACGAGCTTCGACCTCATCGAGACTTGA
- the coq7 gene encoding 2-polyprenyl-3-methyl-6-methoxy-1,4-benzoquinone monooxygenase, whose amino-acid sequence MTLSLDDLLGTADAALRTLFAKPHATRAVPQPAGPGVELSQAERREAGALMRVNHVGEVCAQALYTAQAVVTRDPKLRAHFDEAAREETDHLAWTQQRLEQLGARPSALNPLWYLGAFGLGLVAGRLGDPWSLGFVAETERQVEAHLDGHLDRLPAGDTASRAVVNQMKLDEARHAAQAWSAGAQELPAPAKALMRLAARVMTTVAHRI is encoded by the coding sequence ATGACCCTCTCGCTCGACGATCTCCTAGGGACCGCGGACGCGGCTCTGCGTACCTTGTTTGCCAAGCCCCATGCCACTCGTGCCGTGCCCCAGCCCGCCGGGCCGGGCGTCGAACTCAGCCAAGCCGAGCGCCGCGAGGCCGGCGCATTGATGCGCGTGAATCATGTCGGCGAGGTGTGTGCCCAGGCCTTGTACACCGCGCAGGCTGTGGTCACGAGGGACCCGAAGCTTCGGGCGCACTTCGACGAGGCCGCGCGCGAGGAGACGGATCACCTCGCCTGGACGCAGCAACGGCTGGAGCAGCTCGGCGCGCGCCCCTCGGCCCTGAATCCGCTGTGGTACCTCGGGGCATTTGGACTCGGTCTCGTCGCCGGTCGGCTCGGCGATCCGTGGAGCTTGGGATTTGTCGCAGAGACCGAGCGGCAGGTTGAGGCTCATCTGGACGGCCACCTGGACCGTCTGCCTGCGGGCGATACAGCCTCGCGCGCTGTGGTCAACCAGATGAAGCTGGACGAGGCGCGCCACGCGGCCCAGGCCTGGAGCGCCGGCGCACAGGAATTGCCGGCCCCAGCCAAGGCCCTGATGCGGCTGGCAGCCCGGGTGATGACCACGGTCGCCCACCGCATTTGA
- a CDS encoding porin, which produces MKKSLVALAALAVAGVASAQSSVTLFGVVDAAVSGFSNKSDLAVPSLTTPFLPGSVKVSRNELRNSGYNSSRIGFRGTEDLGGGLAASFWLEAPISNDNGQEGIATFARRSTVSLSGGFGEIRLGRDYTPTFWNDTVFDPFGTNGVGTNLISTANTSFGAWNGGGTTSVPGFTNVTGSNYVLASNTVGYFLPPNLGGFYGQVMYGFNERDKFDPGAATPTALNTQRTGRYVGGRFGYANGPLDVAASYGNSTVGDNFFVGTTTSVKTFNVGASYDFGVVKLFGEYSKAKNEVDSESFVFTAPADIDLKGWLLGVTVPVGPGLIRASYSGVKYDFNLPTTPFFTTDDPKANKLALGYVHNLSKRTALYATVARVRNKNGANLTLGGPAFLTSFGGGAYAPKTSTGYDFGIRHAF; this is translated from the coding sequence ATGAAAAAATCTCTAGTTGCCCTGGCTGCTCTGGCTGTTGCCGGTGTTGCCTCGGCGCAGTCGTCCGTGACGCTGTTCGGCGTGGTTGACGCTGCTGTCAGCGGCTTCTCGAACAAGTCGGACCTCGCTGTCCCGTCCCTGACGACCCCGTTCCTGCCGGGCAGCGTCAAGGTTAGCCGCAACGAACTGCGTAACTCGGGCTACAACTCCAGCCGTATCGGCTTCCGTGGTACGGAAGACCTCGGTGGTGGTCTGGCTGCCAGCTTCTGGCTCGAAGCCCCGATCTCCAACGACAATGGCCAAGAAGGTATTGCGACGTTTGCTCGTCGCTCGACCGTGAGCCTCTCGGGTGGTTTCGGTGAAATCCGTCTGGGCCGTGACTACACCCCGACGTTCTGGAACGACACCGTGTTCGATCCGTTCGGCACCAATGGCGTCGGCACCAACCTGATCAGCACCGCGAACACCTCGTTCGGCGCGTGGAACGGCGGCGGGACGACCAGCGTCCCCGGCTTCACCAACGTGACCGGCAGCAACTACGTTCTTGCCAGCAACACCGTCGGCTACTTCCTGCCCCCGAACCTCGGTGGCTTCTATGGCCAGGTGATGTACGGCTTCAACGAGCGTGACAAGTTCGATCCGGGCGCAGCTACGCCGACCGCGCTGAACACTCAGCGTACCGGCCGTTACGTCGGTGGTCGCTTCGGCTACGCCAACGGCCCGCTGGATGTTGCTGCCTCCTACGGCAACAGCACCGTCGGCGACAACTTCTTTGTCGGCACCACGACCTCGGTCAAGACCTTCAACGTCGGCGCTTCTTACGACTTCGGCGTCGTGAAGCTGTTCGGCGAGTACTCGAAGGCCAAGAACGAAGTCGACAGCGAAAGCTTCGTGTTCACCGCTCCGGCCGACATTGACCTGAAGGGTTGGCTGCTCGGCGTGACCGTGCCGGTTGGTCCTGGCCTGATCCGCGCGTCCTACTCGGGCGTCAAGTACGACTTCAACCTGCCGACGACGCCGTTCTTCACGACCGACGACCCGAAGGCTAACAAGTTGGCTCTCGGCTACGTGCACAACCTGTCGAAGCGTACGGCCCTGTACGCGACGGTGGCTCGTGTTCGCAACAAGAATGGCGCCAACCTCACCCTGGGTGGCCCGGCCTTCCTGACCTCCTTCGGTGGCGGCGCATACGCGCCGAAGACCTCGACGGGTTACGACTTCGGTATCCGTCACGCTTTCTGA
- a CDS encoding ABC transporter permease — translation MIAFVLRRLIQAVIVMVAVAFIAFLLFQYVGDPVVFLLGQDARPEQIRELRAALGLDKPFFVQFWHFLINASQGEFGLSLRQGSKVSRLIGERFPATLELSLVAAFLALAIGIPMGVYTALRRGTFMSQVFMMISLLGVSLPTFLIGILLILVFAVLLGWFPSFGRGETVQLGWWSTGLLRADGWMHIVLPAVTLAIFQLTLIMRLVRAEMLEVLRTDYIKFARARGLSDRAIHFGHALKNTMVPVMTITGLQLGGLIAFAIITESVFQWPGMGLLFIQAVTFADIPVMAAYLCLIALIFVVINLVVDLLYFVVDPRLRIGGAGGH, via the coding sequence ATGATTGCTTTCGTACTGCGTCGCCTGATACAGGCCGTGATCGTGATGGTCGCGGTCGCTTTCATCGCCTTCCTCCTGTTCCAGTACGTGGGGGATCCTGTGGTGTTCCTGCTCGGTCAGGATGCGAGGCCGGAGCAGATCCGCGAGCTGCGCGCCGCGCTGGGCCTGGACAAGCCCTTCTTCGTCCAGTTTTGGCATTTCCTGATCAATGCGTCGCAAGGTGAGTTCGGTCTCAGCCTGCGCCAGGGCAGCAAGGTGTCGCGCCTGATCGGCGAGCGCTTCCCAGCGACCCTGGAGCTCTCGTTGGTCGCCGCCTTCCTGGCGCTGGCGATCGGCATCCCGATGGGTGTCTACACGGCGTTGCGGCGGGGCACCTTCATGAGCCAGGTGTTCATGATGATCTCGCTGCTCGGTGTCTCCCTGCCCACCTTCCTGATCGGCATCCTGCTGATCCTGGTCTTTGCCGTGCTGCTCGGCTGGTTTCCCAGCTTCGGGCGCGGCGAGACGGTTCAGTTGGGCTGGTGGAGCACCGGCCTGCTGCGCGCCGACGGCTGGATGCACATCGTGCTGCCGGCCGTGACACTCGCCATCTTCCAGCTCACGCTGATCATGCGGTTGGTGCGCGCCGAAATGCTGGAGGTCCTGCGCACCGACTACATCAAGTTTGCTCGCGCCCGTGGCCTCTCGGATCGCGCCATCCATTTCGGGCACGCGCTCAAGAACACGATGGTGCCGGTCATGACCATCACCGGCTTGCAGCTGGGCGGGCTGATCGCCTTCGCCATCATCACGGAGTCGGTGTTCCAGTGGCCCGGCATGGGCCTGCTCTTCATTCAAGCCGTCACATTCGCCGATATTCCAGTCATGGCCGCCTACCTGTGCCTCATCGCGCTGATCTTCGTCGTCATCAACCTGGTCGTGGACCTGCTCTACTTCGTGGTCGACCCGAGACTGCGCATCGGCGGCGCCGGAGGGCATTGA